A window of ANME-2 cluster archaeon genomic DNA:
AAGCGGCACGAACACGACCCCGCCTTATTTCCTTATGAACTGTTCCGTCCACATCATTTTTCACAAATTTCTTTGAAATCATCAAGATCAAATGCCAGATATCCCTTTTTTTGAATTTCGCTTTTGCCTTTGATATTTTTTGCGATAATTGCAAAGTGTTCCACACGTCTGGAATTTTTCCAGCTAACACTCTTTGTTTTTCCATTAAGTTTATCAAGTATGTGAATTGATTCTTGCATCGACAGGTTCTTCCACTTAACTTCACAAAAGAGAATGTTGTTTCCTTCATCAAAGGCAATGAGGTCGATCTCTTCTTCCCTGTGCCGCCATTTATCGATATGTAAGAAGGAAAATGGAAGACGATTCTGTTGTTTGTTCAGCTCGATGAAAAACTCACGCGCAATGTCTTCAAATACAAATCCATAATATGTGTTCCTATCCCGCGCGATTAGAGATTATAAAGGATCCGGGTTTGAAATCAGAATAGACTGGTTTTTGTAGATAAAACGGAACCAGAAACGATAGAAATTGTCACTTATTATATATCGCGATTGTCTTGGCGATTTTTTCTTTGCTGTTACTGGATAATTGCGTTTGAGTATTCCATATGCGTGAACCAGTTCATACAAATATTTTCCAACCGTGTCTTTGTTTAGACCGGTGTGGGTTACAATCTCATGTTGAACTGTTTTTCCCTGTGCAACTGCCTCAAGGATAGAGAAATATCCTTTGTGTGCACTACCAAACTCCATTATAAGTATGTTTTTTCCTTCTTCCATAAGCGGCGCAGGCTCGACTATGAAGAGTTTGTCAATCAATGACATTGTTTTTTCGGAATATAGCAGGGTGTAGAGCAGATATTTTGGAACACCGCCAAAGATTGCGTATATTTCACATGTCTCTTCAACAGAGCGGTCTATGAAAAGGTGTGTTTCAAAGAAATTGAATGGCTTAAGGTTAAAGAGGAAATCCGCTCTTCCAAACAATGGCTCTTTTTTATCTGTAAATATCTTTTTCATTATCCCTACATAAGAACCGATTGTGATTAGGAATATCTGTGAAGTGAGATGATATTCATCCCAGTATTTCTGTAATTTTGAATAGAATTCAGGATCGATCCGGAGGAAATTTTGAAACTCATCGAATACAATTATACAATTTTTGATGTCAATGAAGATCAGACGTAGCAGGTCATCCCAGTTATCCAGTCTTGGCCTGATACCTAGCATATTGGTTAAAGAGTCCTCTAGCTCTGTAAGTAACTCTTTTTCAGATTTATTTTCTACAAATAGATAGAGGAACTTACGCCCATCAATAAATTTCTTTATAAGCGCTGTTTTGCCTACCCGCCGACGTCCATACAGAACCATCATTATTGATTTAATCGATCTTTTTTCGTAGGCTTCTTCAATAAAATTGAGTTCTTTTTCTCTATCATGGAATTTGATTACCATTCAGTAATTTACTAGTCAGTAATCAAATTTAAACCTTTCGAATATGCAGCATATTTCTGATGATGTTTATAATATGGTGAGACACAATATAACAATATAAACTGATATCGCATGGAAAACATCGGTGAAATTAAAAAAAATCAATAATTTATATCAGGTGGACCATATTACTCAATATGCTTACCAACAGTTACGTCCACCTGCCCGGGATAGGTGCCACAACAGAGAGAAAGATATGAGACAACGGTATCAAGTCCTGGGATGAATTCAGGGA
This region includes:
- a CDS encoding DUF234 domain-containing protein translates to MARDRNTYYGFVFEDIAREFFIELNKQQNRLPFSFLHIDKWRHREEEIDLIAFDEGNNILFCEVKWKNLSMQESIHILDKLNGKTKSVSWKNSRRVEHFAIIAKNIKGKSEIQKKGYLAFDLDDFKEICEK
- a CDS encoding ATP-binding protein is translated as MVIKFHDREKELNFIEEAYEKRSIKSIMMVLYGRRRVGKTALIKKFIDGRKFLYLFVENKSEKELLTELEDSLTNMLGIRPRLDNWDDLLRLIFIDIKNCIIVFDEFQNFLRIDPEFYSKLQKYWDEYHLTSQIFLITIGSYVGIMKKIFTDKKEPLFGRADFLFNLKPFNFFETHLFIDRSVEETCEIYAIFGGVPKYLLYTLLYSEKTMSLIDKLFIVEPAPLMEEGKNILIMEFGSAHKGYFSILEAVAQGKTVQHEIVTHTGLNKDTVGKYLYELVHAYGILKRNYPVTAKKKSPRQSRYIISDNFYRFWFRFIYKNQSILISNPDPL